The genomic window gCCGACAAGGCGGCGGACACGGCCACCGTGGCGACGGAGGGGCTCGACACCAACAGCGCGCCGGCGGCATTCTCGCGGCCGTCCAGCAACCGCGGCTACGGTCTCTACGGCCGCCCGGAGGAGAACGAGAAGTACCCGCCGGCCTACTTCCGCCGCGGCGTGCACCGCGACGCTGAGAAGCTGACGACCACCAACGTCGTGCCGGAGACAGAGCCGAGGCACGGGGAGGAGGCGGCCGTCCCGGTGCAGGAAGAACAATCCTCGGGCGAGGAGGAGCCGGCGTTCCCCGCGGACGGCAGCGGCAGGGGGCGGCCGCTGTCGTACATGCGCCACGGCGGCAAGCACGACCGCGACTACTACGGGATGAGCGACACGAGGCTGTACCAGAACGGCCGGTACTACTACGACGTGGAGACCGACAAGTACGGGTACGGCTACGAGTCCAACCCGGTGCGGACGGCGCGCCCCGAGCCCGAGGACAACGGCTCCGGGTACGGCCGCCCCGGCCGCGAGCGGAGGTACGGCGACGCTGCCGGAGACgagaacgacaacgacaacggGGTGGCCGAGAAGCAGAACGACGGCGGCCACCAGGAAAACCAGAACGGGCAGTACAATCCATGAGTAAGACGCATACGAGGGGTTTGTTTTTGCTTGCGACCGTCAGATACGCTATGTGGTAGGAGTATAATGCTCCTTGCTTGTGTGCTGCAAGCTAGCACGACGTCGTTACTACTTGCTACTTCTACTATGCTGAAGGATGAGCTATCTAGCTGCCGGTGTGGAATGGTGGTGAAACATATTACGTACGGATGAATAATCTGTGTGAGTAATGCAATGTCTACTGTTGTTAACAAGTGCTTCTCTACTTCGCTGTTCATTTCTGTCGGTGCACGGACCCAGTTCGTGTGCCAGAATGAAGAAAATAGTGAGGCAATCAAGCCTCATTCGGAAAGGCATGATTGGTTTAGTCGCATGTATATTTCCTGTGTCCGCCTTTGGACGTGGAACGTTTGAGCTAGGAATTAGAATGGCACTTTCGTCTTTTGCTGAGCTAGATTCGCACCAAAAATTTCAAATTAAACCTGTTCATCCCCATGGGTGTCTACCTACCTACCCACCCACCCACCTCGTGTCCTTGTGAGATCGATTGATTTACTCCCTTCACGTCGATGCATGGGTGATGGATCACAAAGTGGCGCGCCATAATTAATTTCAGCAGACAAACCACATTACCACGTAGGCCACAATTCGTCCTCCTGAGAGGACAAGGTGCATGGCGAAACTGCAGTGCCGACTGCTGCTTTGCATTGGATGCTGGTGGCACCTACCAAACAACGACCTACGGGGCCATCGATCATGGCCTTTGGGTGTGTCTGTACCTACAGCTGGAACACTGCACCACTTTGTTCGGTGCAACAAGACCTTCGGTTCATTAAACCTAGCGTCCAAAGCTCAGTACCTTTTGTTCGAAAGTTGATGCGCATTGAACTTCATGGTGCCACCACGGTAAGTTTTGCCGGCTACATACAGAACCATAATGTATTGAGGAGTTTTTcggtaattgcctttggctcctaggtgcatatgcacccattgtcgaaatccaAATTCCGAGAAGTTaaaaaattcgaaacaaaaatcccgc from Triticum aestivum cultivar Chinese Spring chromosome 3B, IWGSC CS RefSeq v2.1, whole genome shotgun sequence includes these protein-coding regions:
- the LOC123070808 gene encoding protein E6, producing the protein MASSASRLCLLAIAFLLAVAAPRVDAWGGRFFFSKMTRPGAVVEADKAADTATVATEGLDTNSAPAAFSRPSSNRGYGLYGRPEENEKYPPAYFRRGVHRDAEKLTTTNVVPETEPRHGEEAAVPVQEEQSSGEEEPAFPADGSGRGRPLSYMRHGGKHDRDYYGMSDTRLYQNGRYYYDVETDKYGYGYESNPVRTARPEPEDNGSGYGRPGRERRYGDAAGDENDNDNGVAEKQNDGGHQENQNGQYNP